The DNA window ATTACTTTCTACTCTCAATTGtcatatgaaatgaaacattctGTTAACTCCAAGACTCATAAAAATGGATTCTTGCAAAATATGAAAGGGAAATTTATAGTTATTTAAAATGGCAGCTAATATAGATGAAGCATGAAGCATGAGCAGGGGATGACCGAATGATTATTACATCATTCCTCAGTGTTCGGAGAAGAAGGTGGGAGTTGGCCTCATGTCTGCTTACCTCTTACCTTAGCAGTTATTTATCTATTCAAACCCCCCTCTTCGAAGTCCATTGCCTTCATAGTATGAAAGCTCGACAGTGATTGACAGTTGCCTACCTTGACGCTACTGCTGGGTAATTAGATCTCCCCTCATAGAAGGGAAATGCTCTCGTTTAGAACCCCGTAAGTGAAGGCATTTCCTTTGTGTCTTGTTTTCAGGAGGCAAATCATTTTGCCTTCTCTGGCATCATGGATACCCCTTAAACAGCCTTTTCAAATAGTGCAAGGAGTGCCCATATTCATTGAGATGGGAAATTGTTACAATAATAGAGACTACCAGAAATATTGATTTAGTAAAGCTTCATGAAGATTTGGATTACAGAATTTCAATAAATATTAGAGTTGGGTTATGGATCAACAAGATGTATCAGTGATTTTCACCTGTTCAAAAGCACCTTAACTGCTTTAAACTACTCACTGATTCCAGATCGTTTTGCCCTGTAGAACCATAATGCAGCAGTGATAAGACtactgtgagagagactgcaCTCCCCAGCTAAATGAAATCAGGTCCTTCCAGTTTGGTCCTGACTCAGTCTGCCACCTCGGCTCTCGATTCATCATTTTGTAAAAGAGGCGAGTGTGCGCTAAGAATTGGGACAGAGATCATGACTCAGTTCAATTCTGCATGCATCACTCTCAGTTTGGTGGGACCAACAGATGACCAGGAATACTAGGAACACTAAATTTGGCTTTTGTGATTGATTGTAAAtgatgtgcacatgtgcatgtacgaatatttatgtgtgtgtgtgtgtcattgcatGTGCACAATAGCAGGACATGGTAGGATCACAGCCTTCCTGTTCCCTCTTCCCAGGCAGACTCCGCAGCATGACCACTGGCCCAAGGCCGGTTCACTACTTCACGGGGGTCGCCGTTATCGGCCGTCACCGAAAGCTGTGCAGCTGCGCAGCTGCTTCCGCTCATACAGTCACTGTAGTTCAGGAGTAGCGtgaaataaacatgacagaTGAAAGGTGTACCGCAGTAGTGGCTTTGCTCTCCTGTGTCGTGTGGTTCGCTGGGGCAGGGAGGGGCAGCCGTGACTTGCTGGAATTAAGCTGAATATTTGAAATCTGAGGGAGTTTTCATCTGAAAAGGGACATATCAGTCATTCCATTCAACATGAAATTGCATTGATCATGGTTCTTTTCTaactaaagaaagaaagcacTCGAACAGCCATGCAAACATGGAATTGGCTTTTTCTTGCTTCATTTTTTATGAAAGTTTGGTTTTCCTTATTAACGTTTTAAAGAATGTTGGGTATCAGGATAAAAAACCATTGGGCACTGTAGGGTGTTTTCCCTCCATGGTTAAATATGTGCCTGGAATCAATGGATATTCCACTTCAGTTGATTCCGCACTGAAATTGGATCCAGATGTTGGCAGGTGGAGTTGAAGCTGTAACTGATATGATCAGTACTTTGCAACTTTTGCATTCTGGGGTTTATACTAACAAGTCACACCCTGTgataacacacactctgtctctctcatcccgtgtgtatgtgtgcatgtgcgtgcatgctcgCACAGATAGGGAATCCTCGTGTTGATCTGACGCTGTCCGAGCTACAGGAGATGGCCATGcgccagcagcagcagatcGAAGCTCAGCAACAGATGCTTGTGGCCAAGgtgaagccccgccccctcctccaccctcagctGCCTCTCCAAACTCACACACGCCTGCACGCTTCCAAATGGAAACTGTCATACTTCACTAGCTTTACGTTTTTGTCTGAGCCAGCCTGGACTTACACGATTTCTGAAGCACTAATTTCTCAGGTGACCCATATCAGAATCAGGTTAGTTATGTGTATAAGATGCTAGGGTTAGCTCAGACAGACAAGCACATGTTGACAGCAAACACCAGCCTTAGATCAGAATGTTGTCTTTACTCTCTTTGCCATGAATAATAGAATGGAGTTTTGTCCAGTATAAGCAGTGTTGGGAGTGAGGAAGGGGATTTTGTTTTGAAGAGAGTGCACACTGGGAGTGCCAGAGTTTTCTTTCCCCTCACGTCACCCCATTCATTCAGCGGTGTTGACGTCGTGTTACAAGCTCACACTGGCGTCATTGCTGATACGGAGGCACGGtcagtgtgtgatgttatagATATGGGCCTTAAGTTTGTGCATAAGGGGACTGAGCTTGTGTTGCTAGGGACACAGGGCATTATCCCTCAAACAACAACAGGAAGGGACTTCTTGGACACAGGAAATGAGATCAGCATGGAGCTGCAGCTGCCAGGAAGAGGGTGGCTGCTCatggaattgtgtgtgtgtgtgtgtgtgtgtgtgtgtgtgtgcgtgcgtgtgtgtgtgtatgcgtgcgtatgtgtgtgtgtgtgtgtgtttggggggaggagcaGGTCATATGAGCTTTAATTCAGTATTCAGCTCCCTCAAACTACACTAGTTACTAGGGTTAGGCTTAGAAAGAGTCAGTACCTTATGAAAAAAGGATGCAGATGAAAAACCGTCACATCAAATCTGATGCAGCTTAGTGTACAAATGAACATGTGCATGGATTAAACCACTGCAGCATCCCTTCATTTTCCCTTTTGTAAGGTAAATGCAtgcatttatatgcatttattttcagttatgcATATTTTGGATGTAATTATTTGTATTGTACAACAGGGGTGTGGTTCTAGAAGGTTGTCAACTCATTTTCCACTTATAGCAGTTTGTTTTCATATGGGCGGATTAGTGCctgtgtgatttgtgttttcTGAACAGATTGCAGTGGTGAGGAATTAGGTGATATTGGTGAAAAAAATAaacgaacccccccccccaaaaaacccttattttttcatttatccaGTGCTGCATTTAGTTGAGTCAATACTCGTAACCCTCACTTTGTCTTTTCGCGTTAGAGTACTTTGTGTTCTGCCCATTATAGTCAGCACATATGCTTCCCTCtttctgagtctctctctctctctttccatcatTTGGCTCAATAATTTTTTTCAGATTAATTTGCTGTACAATTGCTGGGTTACAGATTCAGGAGTTAAGAGCACCACCATGCATAGTTACTTTAACTGAAGGAAAACTAGCATCTGGAACTCTTCTCGTCTGTTTGGTCTGGCTTGTGTTGCTCCCTTCTTCTGCTGCTCCCTCTGTGTTATTCCCGTTCCTTTCCTCCCGACAGCTGTCCTCTGTTCGTTCTGAGGTTtgtccagtgctgtgtgtgtgtgtgtgggtgggtgggtgtgtatgcatgaagCGTGTTTTGACAGCTTGTTCTCACACTGTGTCCCAGTTCTCCCTGTCCCAGTCTAATGTTTGCTCTCCCTCTgctactcctcctcctcctcgtacCCCACACCTCCTGCGTCCATGCCTATGTCTCAGGAGCAGCGCCTCCGCTACCTGAAGCAGCAGGATTGTCGTCAGGGGCCAGCCGCATCCGAGTCAGAGAAGCTACAGCACCTCAGGGAGCGCGTGGAGAGCCAAGAGGCCAAGCTGAAGAAGATCCGCGCCATGAGGGGCCAGGTGGACTACAGCAAACTCATCAACGGCAACCTGTGTGCGTATAGGCCAGCCCCGCCCATGACCCACTCACAACCCACCCATGACCCAACTGTGACCCACTCACGGCCCTCATGTGACCCCCCTGTGACCCCCTGCTGCCTACTGTTACCCAAGCAGTGTACAAACATCGCATCTGGGTTGTGGTATTGATCGAGTAGTGGCGGTTTATGCCATTCTGCTAGTGGGCTATCAAGTTTGAACTGGTCAAGAGATACTTTGGCTAGTTTCATACATGTGTTTGAGTGCTTGACACTGGGATGTTTGGAAGGATGTACACGTCAGTAAGGTGACCAAAGATAtggcagtgtttacagtgtgcaCTGGGAACTCTCTCACACCGGGTGGGGGTTCTGTCGCCTCCATGTGATTTTTGGTCATggagctcacaaacacacacacacacacgcacacacacagagcatctgttctgctgtgggtgtgtcagAGGCCTGGGATGGTTTTGGGCTTCCATATCTTGTGGGAGGATCACAAGAATTTCAGTGCGATCCTGCTAGTACATATTGCTCTGCTGTTGGTCGGTCACATGACATGTTTAGTGTGTGGGTGGACATGTGTCATCAAGATCATTTTACTGGACACTGAACTCccttttcatacacacacacacacacacacacacacacacacacacacacacacacacaaagatttcCTTTTCATTCGTCAGTTATAAGTGAGAACTCAGTGCGTGCACTTCTTACACATGACACAGATTCACTCAGTGATACTGacagtgtacacacactgaGTGCCTAACTGgaccgtgtgtctgtgtgtgtgtgtgtgtgtgtgtgtgtgtgtacatgcagcaGCAGAGATTGAGCATGTGACTAGCCTGTTCCAGGAGAAGCAGGCAGAGCTACAGAAGGCTGTGCTGAAGGTGGACCAGCTCACTCAGCAGCTGGATGACCTACGGCAGGGACGCCTGCAGCCTTTGGGGGCGCCACTGAGTGGAACCACTGCTCTTGAACTGCGAAAGCTTTACCAGGAACTGCAGgtacagtgaacacacacacatacacacagtattagAGTATTAGCAAGGGATAACTTAAAATATGTAGATTTACTATGTAAGACTGTGTTGTAATGTGGGTTTTGTAAGTGTTATTGCCGCAGCATGTACATAGGTGTTTGTGTTGATTTCATGCGCTTCTGTTTGCTTATATCAAAGCCACAGGTCTTTCATGGACTAATAAGATTTCTTTCTGATGtgatgacttttattttgtagagaCAGATAAcagaaatgctattttaaaaaacGTAATTTTATCAGAACAGAACAGATTTCACAGCAGCCTGAGGGAACATATGACACGTTAcgtttccattttttattttagtttatgcACCAGTTTATGCCTGAATCTCATTTATGATTCAGTTTGTACTCCGAAGACACCTCATATAAAAGAGCACAACAGTGCCTGGAGTTGCATTAATAAACATACTCGAGACTGATTTTTAAGAGAATGCCAAGAGCAGATCTGCTAACACAGGGTTGGACAGACAGATGCAACTGCATCACAAGtggtatgtaagtgtgtgtgcatgcgtgcatgtgtgtgtttatgacttATGTTCATTCGAACTCTCAGATCCGGAACAAGCTCAATCAGGAACAGAACAGTAAGCTGCAGCAACACAAAGACTTGCTGAATAAACGCAACCTGGAGGTGACAATGATGGACAAACGTATCGAGGACCTGAGAGAGCGACTCTACAAGAAGAAAGCTGAGGTTTGTCAGGCAGAGAGCCaccacactgaacaaacacaggaacaatcaCACTGTGTGCATGATTACCTGTTAGCTGTTCGCAACTTAGATTTTGATAGTGGGGGAACAGGCACTATTCCACTTTTCTCACACTTAGAACACAAAGACACCCATACAGAACAATCAGAATAACACACCAGTACAGAACAATCATAATAATGATTTGTTTTAACATGCTTAATATCATGCTAATGACATGCTTTATATTCTATATCAGATGGCAGTTCAAAATAAATTGACTTAACAGTGTAGCTGAGTCTGAAGTTTCACTCTGCAGTCTGCAGCCCAAACAAGTGTAATGTAGCTTACAATGATTTCTGCTGTGTCACCTggtttctcctctcctctcctctcctctcctctcctctcctctcctctcctctcttctcctctcctctcctcttctctcctctcctccacacagtTGAGTCGAATGAGtggtcccccctccccccagcctgCTCCGGTGAGCTCTGGCCGCATCGCGGCTGTGTGCCCATACATCCAGCTCCCTATGGTGGCGAGGAAGGACGGAGGCCACACTTTACCCCCTGACCCCCTCAAGCCCCACCCACTTTCCCCCACAACCAACCATGTCCGATCTAAATCAGGTGAGTCCCCGCCCCTCTGTTCAGTTCTGCTTGCGCCCTTCGCACTTCCTGAATTCACTCTGGAATTCAGATATCAAGCACTGGTCAGGTCCGTAACACTGCTTTCCTGTCAAATATGTACATTTCACGTGAAGGATGCATAAAGCTTGTGCTCCCACAGTTAACATAACAAGGCAACATGAGATCAGGTTCCTCCCACAGTTCTAATATGTGCCTGGTTTACACTGAGGTGATGATATCTATCAGTTCTTAACAGTCTGTCAGTCACTGATAAGGTCCGGCTCTCTGGTCCCTGCAGTGTACACTACAAAGAATTAGTCCACTGACTGTAAAACTACTCATTCTGTTTACTCCCAGTTTCTGTCCCTCCCTTGTCTTATTCCAGTAAGACTCACTCTTTTCTCATTGCAGTTTCTATCTTTGCGAGTTAGGACAGAAAACTACAGAGATCAATTACATCCAAAGGGTTGGGCAATATCTTTGCTCAAATGCGCTCTTGCTGATTTCATGCCGGAATTcatctttttaacattttgttttcccTGCCTTTCTAACGCTCTTTCTTTTGTATTCTGTCTATCATGTCGCCTCTCCTTCTACTCACCGTATCTCGTCTCATCTCGTCCTGCCTGTTGTCTTGTGTGCACGTGGGGCGGGGGCCGTGGCGATCGGGTATGTGCGCACAGAGGACGATGGGCCAAGGAAGACAGCAGGTCCCTGGAAGGTCTCAAACTTAGACATCACAGTGGACCCTGTGGTACCCTCGCCAGAGCCGAGAGAGGGGCCCGGGTCACACTTGGGCTCCGGCTGTGTCTCCTGTGAGTTCTCTGCCACGGTAGCAGGAAAAGAACTGACAAGACAGCTGCTGAAGTTACATAGGCCAGAAATTAGcgcaacacaaaacacagcactgctTATTGTGTATTAATAAGCAATTCATAAATTAAACATCACTCTATTTCTAAGTGTTCtaagaaaaaaaggttatgtATGGTTATTCAGCATCTGAAATATATCAATATCACTGTTAGTGCACACACTGTGATATATACCTTCAGTATACTGTATGTGCCAGGTTGGAAAACATACCACATTCACTTTGCATGATGGTACACATATGTAACCAGGAGAATTTACAGGAGTCAGAAAGGAAAGTTTTGCCTTCCTTTCCTTTTCCCTGATGCACTCGAGGTTGTGTTGGGCTGTTTGCTCACACAGGCAGAAGTGCACTTATACAATCTTGTATtcagcagagaaaaacacaaggaGCATGGGGTTGTTGTGTAACTCAGATACCAAGTAAACAGCTCTAACTGCAGTTCAAAACGTTTCGGAATTCAATGACGAAGACGCTGCAGCCGTAATgtcactttattttttatgggCCTCCATGATAAAATCGTTAACTGGTCCGGAGAAAATGACATCACTGTATTAAGCCTACCTACAGCACATAGACAGCCACAGCGCATACGCGTAGAGACCCCACATATCGGCTCAACCGTTTGAAGCACAAAGATGCTTTCAGCAATGTCAGAATCCCAGTGCAACTCACTTTTCTGTTCAACGTGCAGCTTGGCACTGGCGGATGTGTCTCGCTCCTTGATTCTGAGAGGCATTAGGAAAAGGTTTGAGGGAAGGTACCCAAGTAGCGCCTCACTAACCTGTGAGAGGCGCATCCGAGTAGAAGCCAGGCCCAAAATACCTGTCTGTGACCTGATGCGGCGGTCATACTCTCAGAGTCCACGATGAAGTGGCCGGGGAGAAAGGGAAAGCAGTAGGTTTGTGTATGCTTCTATGCCTTATTCAGTCCCTGTCTTGCCGCTGTGTCTACAGCGAACGATGCCAGCTGGGTCTTTTTCGCTAAGAACATGGCCTCTTCAAAAGCCCCAGACTGGAAGAACTCCAGCCATGAGCCGGGCAAGATGGCCGTCGGTGAAAAGGTGAgatgctgctctgtgctctgagtCCACATcactgccacacacatacaactttTTTGAATTACGTTAACTTATTTTTTATCCTTACTTACCTGGCTGTGTTCCCTGTAGGACTCTACTACTCTGCTGGGGACAGTAACAGGCTTGTCCAAACAGGCTCCGCCCACCTACGGCACCTACCCCAGTGTGGGATACCACTCCAAAGTCTGTTCCACCAGCTCCCTGCCACGCTCAGCCCCGGGAACCCTGGCTCGGCAGAGAGTGCCCCCTAGTTCTGGTTCATCCTCGCAGCAGATCCAGCAGAGAATTACAGTACCCCCAAACGGGTCACCCCTCTTCACCCAGGGCGAGAGGACTGACCCCCCACTGGCTGTGGCCGTGCGCCCCTTCATTTCTGACCGGGGATCACGACCTCATTCCCCTAGGAAAGGCCCTGCCACCATGAACTCCAGCTCCATCTACCACATGTATCTGCAGCAGTCAGTAGCCAAGAATTATCCCAGTAGCAGCACCAGAGCTACAGTTAAAGCAGGTAACTATGGCAACAACATGCAGAGAGGATTAACACTGATGGTGCCAGTGAGTACGTACGGATTAAtttttcctccttcttcctACCTCCAGTGTATGGAAAGCCGCTGTTGCCAAGCTCTGCCTCACCCTCCCCAGTGCCCTTCCAGCATCAGGCCACGAGAGATGAGACGGACAGGGAGACAGATCCAGAGAgcgcacccctccccccacccagtGTGGAGCACATTCCCCGCCCCCTCAGCCCGACCAAGCTCACCCCGGTGGCCCACTCGCCCCTGCGCTACCAGAGTGATGCTGACCTGGAGGTGCTGAGGAGGAAGCTGGCCAATGCCCCCAGGCCCTTGAAAAAGCGCAGTTCCATCACAGAGCCTGAGGGCCCGAGTGGGCCCAACATCCAGAAGCTCCTGTACCAGCGCTTCAACACGCTGGCTGGTGGCATGGAGAGCGGTGTGGCTGGAATGCCCTTCTATCAGCCTGACGTCCCTCTCGGCTACGTCTCGGGCCTGGGTGAAGCTAATGCTGTGGTGGAATCAGCCACTTCCTCATCAGACCCGTCCGTTCCAGAGCCTGACCCTGCCTCCTCGTCACCCACATCCGAGGCCAACAAGGACGGGCCAGACCAGCCAGCCGATCCCACGGAAGCGCCTCCACTTCCAGACACCTCAGGCTCTGCCCCTAAACACACCGCCCAAGACAGTCACAACAGTGACTCTGAAGGCACCAACACAGAGCCCAGCCCAGTGCCTGAGGTCTGTTCCCCAGCAGAGCAAGAGGTCACAGAACAGCCTGCCAGGGGCCCCTCAGTGAGTGTGTACCCAGCTGTACAACCCACCAGCTAGATTAACCGCCCTCGCTTTGATGATACAGTTTAATCTCAATCTCATTTTTGTAGTCTGTTTTCAGTCACCTTTATTTATACATGTCTTGGTGAGATACTGATCTCATTATTGGTGAGATTACAATCTTATGTTGTAGGAGTTAATCACAAGGGTCAACATGTATGATGTGGTGACCTTGACAACTGTCTCTCTGTAATTCCAGGTGAAGCGGACCAACCTGAAGAAGGCTGGCTCTGAGCGGATAGGTCACAGCCTCAGGGTTAAGTTCAACCCACTGGCGCTGCTCCTGGATGCCTCCCTGGAGGGCGAGTTTGACCTGGTGCAGAGGATCATATATGAGGTACTGTGAGGTCCACCACCTCCACTGTAAAGATGAATCAGAGTTGAATGAGATGAATCAGAGTTTATTGAGATGAATCAGAGTTGTCCACAAGCACCTTTGCTTTAAACAGTACTTAACTTCTGTAAGGTGTCTATGAGGGtgcacatttaaattacataattCTGGGTGTTTAAAGGCCCAAACCACAACTTTTGAGGGCATCCATGGTTCTAGTGTTAGATTTGCTAACTTAAAGATTTGAAAGTCAATTTAAAGCactttaaaagtaaatgtacgtgtgcattttatgttaatcaaaaaatcaaaatatttctcaaaacaaggaaaaacagaagCTGACACAGCTGCATCTGTATGAACATTTCCTCAGGTGGAGAACCCCAGTACTCCTAATGATGAAGGCATCACTCCCCTCCACAATGCCGTGTGTGCTGGTCACCATCACATAGTAAAGTTCCTGCTGGACTTTGGAGTCAATGTCAATGCAGCAGACAGTGACGGATGGTGAGAATCACACCAGGCACATTTTAACCTCCTTGACTAGCATGATCACTGCTTTTGGTAGCATTGCTTAAAAAGCTGTTAATGTGTCAGCTATAAGTAGTGTGTTTTACGAACACTGCTTGGGTGAGCAGTCTTAGTTAACAACATCAGTGTCATAACAACAGATGAGGTGTGGTTAATATTTAGCTAAAGAAACTTAACCACTGGCAGATCGAAGGCGAGCCCAGAGtaaatatgtctgtgtgtgtctgtgtgtatatgtgtgcatgcgtccatgtctgtgtgtgtgtgcatgcgtgtgtctgtgcatgtgtgtgtgctcgtgtgtgtgtgcgcgtgtgtctgtgtgcacacgcacgtgtgtatgtgtgtgtgtcgagcAGGACACCTCTACACTGCGCAGCCTCCTGCAACAGTGTCCACCTCTGCAAGCTGCTGGTGGAGTCCGGGGCGGCCATCTTTGCCACCACCATCAGTGACGTGGAGACGGCAGCAGACAAGTGTGAGGAGATGGAAGAAGGCTACATCCAGTGCTCCCAGTTCCTCTACGGTGAGGCACATACTGGGACAGGAAACAGAGATGAAAAAGAGCTTTTAGCTTCGTCACAATCTGTTGTCCTTGTGAAGCAAACATGTCAGTTAATCAGTACAGGCTTGTAAGTTATTAATAGTCAGTGTTTGTATTGGGTGGAAATGTGCATGTGAACATTTTCATACCTCCTGACACATCATATGCCCCTGCACCTTCTGCTTCTCTTCCCTTGCCCCGCTCAGGTGTGCAGGAGAAGCTGGGCGTAATGAATAAGGG is part of the Electrophorus electricus isolate fEleEle1 chromosome 13, fEleEle1.pri, whole genome shotgun sequence genome and encodes:
- the ppp1r13ba gene encoding protein phosphatase 1, regulatory subunit 13Ba isoform X4, translated to MKRFVRMVLRGLVNISKAGPWLRKTARTPGREDRKAKTVPQLVKMIIPVFLSANEQVLTEVPITPETLCKDVVELCKEPSESGCHVVEVWRGNERVIPSDHLMLEHLQKWGQRRQEVKFYLRHEDPAAESSEQGGQLSDQASRKGRGLVDKPCENAEQRLRYLKQQDCRQGPAASESEKLQHLRERVESQEAKLKKIRAMRGQVDYSKLINGNLSAEIEHVTSLFQEKQAELQKAVLKVDQLTQQLDDLRQGRLQPLGAPLSGTTALELRKLYQELQIRNKLNQEQNSKLQQHKDLLNKRNLEVTMMDKRIEDLRERLYKKKAELSRMSGPPSPQPAPVSSGRIAAVCPYIQLPMVARKDGGHTLPPDPLKPHPLSPTTNHVRSKSEDDGPRKTAGPWKVSNLDITVDPVVPSPEPREGPGSHLGSGCVSSNDASWVFFAKNMASSKAPDWKNSSHEPGKMAVGEKDSTTLLGTVTGLSKQAPPTYGTYPSVGYHSKVCSTSSLPRSAPGTLARQRVPPSSGSSSQQIQQRITVPPNGSPLFTQGERTDPPLAVAVRPFISDRGSRPHSPRKGPATMNSSSIYHMYLQQSVAKNYPSSSTRATVKAVYGKPLLPSSASPSPVPFQHQATRDETDRETDPESAPLPPPSVEHIPRPLSPTKLTPVAHSPLRYQSDADLEVLRRKLANAPRPLKKRSSITEPEGPSGPNIQKLLYQRFNTLAGGMESGVAGMPFYQPDVPLGYVSGLGEANAVVESATSSSDPSVPEPDPASSSPTSEANKDGPDQPADPTEAPPLPDTSGSAPKHTAQDSHNSDSEGTNTEPSPVPEVCSPAEQEVTEQPARGPSVKRTNLKKAGSERIGHSLRVKFNPLALLLDASLEGEFDLVQRIIYEVENPSTPNDEGITPLHNAVCAGHHHIVKFLLDFGVNVNAADSDGWTPLHCAASCNSVHLCKLLVESGAAIFATTISDVETAADKCEEMEEGYIQCSQFLYGVQEKLGVMNKGAVYALWDYDAQSADELSFCEGDALTVLRRRDDSETEWWWARLNDQEGYVPRNLLGLYPRIKPRQRSLA
- the ppp1r13ba gene encoding protein phosphatase 1, regulatory subunit 13Ba isoform X6; protein product: MKRFVRMVLRGLVNISKAGPWLRKTARTPGREDRKAKTVPQLVKMIIPVFLSANEQVLTEVPITPETLCKDVVELCKEPSESGCHVVEVWRGNERVIPSDHLMLEHLQKWGQRRQEVKFYLRHEDPAAESSEQGGQLSDQASRKGRGLVDKPCENAIGNPRVDLTLSELQEMAMRQQQQIEAQQQMLVAKLSSVRSEEQRLRYLKQQDCRQGPAASESEKLQHLRERVESQEAKLKKIRAMRGQVDYSKLINGNLSAEIEHVTSLFQEKQAELQKAVLKVDQLTQQLDDLRQGRLQPLGAPLSGTTALELRKLYQELQIRNKLNQEQNSKLQQHKDLLNKRNLEVTMMDKRIEDLRERLYKKKAELSRMSGPPSPQPAPVSSGRIAAVCPYIQLPMVARKDGGHTLPPDPLKPHPLSPTTNHVRSKSANDASWVFFAKNMASSKAPDWKNSSHEPGKMAVGEKDSTTLLGTVTGLSKQAPPTYGTYPSVGYHSKVCSTSSLPRSAPGTLARQRVPPSSGSSSQQIQQRITVPPNGSPLFTQGERTDPPLAVAVRPFISDRGSRPHSPRKGPATMNSSSIYHMYLQQSVAKNYPSSSTRATVKAVYGKPLLPSSASPSPVPFQHQATRDETDRETDPESAPLPPPSVEHIPRPLSPTKLTPVAHSPLRYQSDADLEVLRRKLANAPRPLKKRSSITEPEGPSGPNIQKLLYQRFNTLAGGMESGVAGMPFYQPDVPLGYVSGLGEANAVVESATSSSDPSVPEPDPASSSPTSEANKDGPDQPADPTEAPPLPDTSGSAPKHTAQDSHNSDSEGTNTEPSPVPEVCSPAEQEVTEQPARGPSVKRTNLKKAGSERIGHSLRVKFNPLALLLDASLEGEFDLVQRIIYEVENPSTPNDEGITPLHNAVCAGHHHIVKFLLDFGVNVNAADSDGWTPLHCAASCNSVHLCKLLVESGAAIFATTISDVETAADKCEEMEEGYIQCSQFLYGVQEKLGVMNKGAVYALWDYDAQSADELSFCEGDALTVLRRRDDSETEWWWARLNDQEGYVPRNLLGLYPRIKPRQRSLA
- the ppp1r13ba gene encoding protein phosphatase 1, regulatory subunit 13Ba isoform X3, which produces MKRFVRMVLRGLVNISKAGPWLRKTARTPGREDRKAKTVPQLVKMIIPVFLSANEQVLTEVPITPETLCKDVVELCKEPSESGCHVVEVWRGNERVIPSDHLMLEHLQKWGQRRQEVKFYLRHEDPAAESSEQGGQLSDQASRKGRGLVDKPCENAIGNPRVDLTLSELQEMAMRQQQQIEAQQQMLVAKEQRLRYLKQQDCRQGPAASESEKLQHLRERVESQEAKLKKIRAMRGQVDYSKLINGNLSAEIEHVTSLFQEKQAELQKAVLKVDQLTQQLDDLRQGRLQPLGAPLSGTTALELRKLYQELQIRNKLNQEQNSKLQQHKDLLNKRNLEVTMMDKRIEDLRERLYKKKAELSRMSGPPSPQPAPVSSGRIAAVCPYIQLPMVARKDGGHTLPPDPLKPHPLSPTTNHVRSKSEDDGPRKTAGPWKVSNLDITVDPVVPSPEPREGPGSHLGSGCVSSNDASWVFFAKNMASSKAPDWKNSSHEPGKMAVGEKDSTTLLGTVTGLSKQAPPTYGTYPSVGYHSKVCSTSSLPRSAPGTLARQRVPPSSGSSSQQIQQRITVPPNGSPLFTQGERTDPPLAVAVRPFISDRGSRPHSPRKGPATMNSSSIYHMYLQQSVAKNYPSSSTRATVKAVYGKPLLPSSASPSPVPFQHQATRDETDRETDPESAPLPPPSVEHIPRPLSPTKLTPVAHSPLRYQSDADLEVLRRKLANAPRPLKKRSSITEPEGPSGPNIQKLLYQRFNTLAGGMESGVAGMPFYQPDVPLGYVSGLGEANAVVESATSSSDPSVPEPDPASSSPTSEANKDGPDQPADPTEAPPLPDTSGSAPKHTAQDSHNSDSEGTNTEPSPVPEVCSPAEQEVTEQPARGPSVKRTNLKKAGSERIGHSLRVKFNPLALLLDASLEGEFDLVQRIIYEVENPSTPNDEGITPLHNAVCAGHHHIVKFLLDFGVNVNAADSDGWTPLHCAASCNSVHLCKLLVESGAAIFATTISDVETAADKCEEMEEGYIQCSQFLYGVQEKLGVMNKGAVYALWDYDAQSADELSFCEGDALTVLRRRDDSETEWWWARLNDQEGYVPRNLLGLYPRIKPRQRSLA